The following are from one region of the Osmia bicornis bicornis chromosome 8, iOsmBic2.1, whole genome shotgun sequence genome:
- the LOC114875175 gene encoding uncharacterized protein LOC114875175 isoform X1: MRPENVLCFLWIATVLRIETFVAGDADLAIPPGADFNHFQQNRPTLDPRPRLSASQQVQILSDVQQHQLRYRRPQQDLSNSQSSTFLNQEQLGASYPSLAKYKVDRSKQQQIQRLLEQQKQLQQLIQQQQQKVAQQLGNSNYLRNGQAQYQTEIPKQQQQFNSQYQVGNNRFQNLQQDLSQPLFSDQQTVQLQEYVEKQRELELLKKQREQLLLEQQELRRQQEFLRLQQLQKLTSTTSIPVPVTSASTVSINTTLSPLLVSLSTARKITPSETELFLKAIATHQQKYSTTPIPSTTTTSRPTTVATVVPKATVAPDISESILNQFARQGKSKPQIKIVYQTEKPATGRSASAKSRSSSMDRDALLKQLKLALAESVDDDLRNVTTRDIVLPNGKKIQLIDTSNGLTSNVPTGGSTVTASTLALTTPTVKPPKAILEELTKGVLPPGADFEVIRQKSDGKLEEIGKAPIQSLPAKKVTFVVLEEQPDGSYKVQGVKGNGDKEGSDVDSIVERIKKGELKLPPSSLNSPTSSTLQTVGSNDGNFVSSKQPSTTASNVGSTSFRSTTVRPTSISSRYTDVKPTEYPNHVTITPNLVSTTDKYLSSASSVASHVYNSFGTINTSSKSTPDDQDHRITGKYPRNHFIPTMAPVNEIITTTSSLIPTTFSQHSTNSYAYQPSSETSTTLKPIPTIARPSTTLHNENIVYQESFEKSTLSPPTEFPSTKNQVFESLATLLRREGLFAMAKYLRQSGLDNVLNETGPYTIFIPTDKAFRTLLVQLGGPEKAEQKFRDNPRLLSGLLLHHVIPGAFRIDSLQDEMTGISLAGTQLRVNEYQMHDHEWNDIKQVTTINGAKVASNKRDIEIPQGIAHAVDRVMFPLPVGDLVQTLHADREKRFTTFLKILYASGLQDTLSGPKTFTIFAPTDSVFELASKDGTPIWSEADGPEAAKTIVLKHVTPSTLYTAGMRYYLQKDTLRPQSPIHIHKNGGRVRVNEAHVTMHNIPATNGVLHAIDGIL; the protein is encoded by the exons ATGAGACCAGAGAATGTTCTATGCTTCCTGTGGATCGCTACGGTCCTAAGGATAGAGACTTTCGTTGCCGGCGATGCTGACCTGGCCATCCCACCGGGAGCTGATTTTAATCATTTCCAACAG AATCGTCCAACTCTCGATCCACGACCTCGTCTGTCGGCCTCTCAGCAAGTTCAAATACTGAGCGACGTCCAGCAACACCAGCTTCGTTACCGACGTCCTCAACAAGATCTCTCAAACTCCCAAAGCTCAACTTTCCTGAACCAGGAACAACTCGGTGCATCGTATCCGTCCTTAGCTAAATACAAAGTAGATCGTTCGAAGCAGCAACAGATACAACGACTGCTCGAGCAACAGAAACAGTTGCAACAATTAAtccagcaacaacaacagaaAGTAGCTCAGCAACTGGGCAATTCTAATTACTTGAGGAACGGTCAAGCTCAGTATCAAACCGAGATACCTAAGCAACAGCAACAATTCAATAGCCAGTATCAAGTTGGCAACAATCGGTTCCAGAATCTCCAGCAAGACCTGTCCCAGCCTTTATTCAGCGATCAGCAAACCGTGCAATTGCAAGAGTATGTAGAAAAACAACGGGAGCTGGAATTATTGAAGAAACAGAGGGAACAATTGTTATTGGAGCAACAAGAATTAAGAAGGCAACAGGAGTTCCTGAGGcttcaacaattacagaaACTGACGTCCACTACTTCCATACCTGTCCCTGTCACGTCAGCCAGCACAGTTTCTATCAACACCACTTTGTCTCCTCTTCTGGTGTCACTGTCGACAGCGAGGAAGATCACTCCATCGGAGACGGAGTTGTTCCTCAAGGCGATAGCCACTCATCAGCAGAAATACTCCACGACGCCTATTCCATCTACGACAACCACAAGCAGGCCAACCACCGTCGCGACTGTCGTTCCCAAAGCGACAGTCGCTCCAGACATTTCAGAAAGTATACTGAATCAATTCGCTCGACAGGGTAAATCTAAGCCTCAGATTAAAATCGTGTACCAGACTGAAAAGCCAGCGACAGGAAGGTCCGCCAGTGCCAAAAGCAGGTCCAGCTCTATGGACAGAGATGCTCTGTTGAAGCAGCTGAAGCTGGCCCTGGCAGAGTCCGTGGACGATGATCTTAGAAACGTTACCACTAGAGATATAGTTCTTCCTAATGGAAAGAAGATTCAGTTGATAGATACTTCGAATGGGTTGACTTCCAATGTACCCACTGGTGGTTCCACGGTCACGGCGTCCACTTTAGCTCTAACTACACCCACGGTTAAACCACCGAAAGCTATTCTAGAGGAATTGACTAAGGGTGTTTTACCACCTGGAGCAGATTTCGAAGTGATCAGACAAAAGAGCGATGGGAAATTGGAAGAAATCGGAAAGGCACCGATACAAAGTTTGCCTGCTAAAAAGGTGACTTTTGTGGTTCTCGAGGAACAGCCTGATGGGAGTTACAAAGTTCAAGGAGTGAAAGGAAACGGGGATAAAGAAGGAAGTGATGTAGATTCTATTGTTGAGAGGATCAAAAAAGGGGAATTGAAATTGCCCCCCAGTTCTTTGAACTCTCCTACTTCGTCTACTCTTCAGACTGTTGGATCTAACGATGGTAACTTCGTTTCGAGTAAACAGCCTTCAACGACGGCTTCGAATGTTGGCTCTACTAGTTTCAGATCGACTACTGTAAGACCCACTTCAATTTCATCGAGATACACCGATGT CAAGCCAACGGAATACCCTAATCACGTTACAATCACACCGAATTTGGTTTCAACGACTGACAAATACCTTTCGTCAGCTTCGAGCGTGGCCAGCCACGTGTACAATTCTTTCGGCACGATAAATACCAGCTCGAAATCGACGCCGGATGATCAAGATCATCGAATAACTGGGAAATATCCGAGAAATCATTTCATACCGACGATGGCTCCGGTCAACGAAATCATTACGACAACATCCTCGCTGATACCGACCACTTTCTCTCAACATTCGACCAATTCTTACGCTTACCAGCCGTCCAGTGAAACTTCGACGACGTTGAAGCCAATTCCAACCATAGCCAGACCGTCGACCACCTTACATAACGAAAATATCGTTTATCAAGAGAGCTTCGAAAAGTCTACTCTTTCACCTCCGACTGAATTCCCTTCAACGAAGAATCAGGTCTTCGAAAGCCTGGCTACGTTGTTGAGGAGAGAAGGACTTTTTGCTATGGCTAAATACCTGAGGCAATCGGGCCTCGACAACGTTCTAAACGAAACTG GTCCGTACACGATATTCATCCCGACAGATAAGGCTTTCAGGACGTTATTGGTACAGCTTGGGGGACCAGAGAAAGCAGAACAAAAATTCCGTGATAATCCTAGACTCCTTAGTGGA CTTCTGCTTCATCATGTGATACCAGGAGCCTTCAGGATCGATTCCTTACAAGACGAAATGACCGGCATTAGCTTGGCCGGGACACAATTAAGAGTGAATGAATATCAAATGCATGATCACGAATGGAACGACATAAAG CAGGTAACAACAATAAACGGAGCAAAGGTAGCATCAAATAAACGTGATATCGAAATCCCACAAGGAATTGCTCACGCCGTAGATAGGGTCATGTTCCCGCTCCCGGTAGGGGATTTGGTACAAACATTGCATGCAGATCGAGAGAAAAGATTTACCACCTTCCTAAAGATCCTTTATGCTTCGGGTCTTCAAGATACGTTATCAg gACCGAAAACCTTCACTATTTTCGCTCCAACGGACTCCGTTTTCGAGTTAGCCTCGAAAGATGGAACACCGATCTGGTCAGAAGCTGATGGACCAGAAGCTGCGAAAACGATAGTTTTGAAACATGTAACACCGTCGACGTTATACACAGCAGGAATGAGGTATTATTTACAGAAAGATACCCTTCGTCCCCAGTCGCCAATTCATATCCATAAAAATGGCG GACGAGTACGAGTAAACGAGGCACACGTTACCATGCATAATATACCAGCAACAAATGGGGTCTTACATGCGATTGatggtatattataa
- the LOC114875175 gene encoding uncharacterized protein LOC114875175 isoform X2 yields MRPENVLCFLWIATVLRIETFVAGDADLAIPPGADFNHFQQNRPTLDPRPRLSASQQVQILSDVQQHQLRYRRPQQDLSNSQSSTFLNQEQLGASYPSLAKYKVDRSKQQQIQRLLEQQKQLQQLIQQQQQKVAQQLGNSNYLRNGQAQYQTEIPKQQQQFNSQYQVGNNRFQNLQQDLSQPLFSDQQTVQLQEYVEKQRELELLKKQREQLLLEQQELRRQQEFLRLQQLQKLTSTTSIPVPVTSASTVSINTTLSPLLVSLSTARKITPSETELFLKAIATHQQKYSTTPIPSTTTTSRPTTVATVVPKATVAPDISESILNQFARQGKSKPQIKIVYQTEKPATGRSASAKSRSSSMDRDALLKQLKLALAESVDDDLRNVTTRDIVLPNGKKIQLIDTSNGLTSNVPTGGSTVTASTLALTTPTVKPPKAILEELTKGVLPPGADFEVIRQKSDGKLEEIGKAPIQSLPAKKVTFVVLEEQPDGSYKVQGVKGNGDKEGSDVDSIVERIKKGELKLPPSSLNSPTSSTLQTVGSNDGNFVSSKQPSTTASNVGSTSFRSTTVRPTSISSRYTDVKPTEYPNHVTITPNLVSTTDKYLSSASSVASHVYNSFGTINTSSKSTPDDQDHRITGKYPRNHFIPTMAPVNEIITTTSSLIPTTFSQHSTNSYAYQPSSETSTTLKPIPTIARPSTTLHNENIVYQESFEKSTLSPPTEFPSTKNQVFESLATLLRREGLFAMAKYLRQSGLDNVLNETGPYTIFIPTDKAFRTLLVQLGGPEKAEQKFRDNPRLLSGLLLHHVIPGAFRIDSLQDEMTGISLAGTQLRVNEYQMHDHEWNDIKVTTINGAKVASNKRDIEIPQGIAHAVDRVMFPLPVGDLVQTLHADREKRFTTFLKILYASGLQDTLSGPKTFTIFAPTDSVFELASKDGTPIWSEADGPEAAKTIVLKHVTPSTLYTAGMRYYLQKDTLRPQSPIHIHKNGGRVRVNEAHVTMHNIPATNGVLHAIDGIL; encoded by the exons ATGAGACCAGAGAATGTTCTATGCTTCCTGTGGATCGCTACGGTCCTAAGGATAGAGACTTTCGTTGCCGGCGATGCTGACCTGGCCATCCCACCGGGAGCTGATTTTAATCATTTCCAACAG AATCGTCCAACTCTCGATCCACGACCTCGTCTGTCGGCCTCTCAGCAAGTTCAAATACTGAGCGACGTCCAGCAACACCAGCTTCGTTACCGACGTCCTCAACAAGATCTCTCAAACTCCCAAAGCTCAACTTTCCTGAACCAGGAACAACTCGGTGCATCGTATCCGTCCTTAGCTAAATACAAAGTAGATCGTTCGAAGCAGCAACAGATACAACGACTGCTCGAGCAACAGAAACAGTTGCAACAATTAAtccagcaacaacaacagaaAGTAGCTCAGCAACTGGGCAATTCTAATTACTTGAGGAACGGTCAAGCTCAGTATCAAACCGAGATACCTAAGCAACAGCAACAATTCAATAGCCAGTATCAAGTTGGCAACAATCGGTTCCAGAATCTCCAGCAAGACCTGTCCCAGCCTTTATTCAGCGATCAGCAAACCGTGCAATTGCAAGAGTATGTAGAAAAACAACGGGAGCTGGAATTATTGAAGAAACAGAGGGAACAATTGTTATTGGAGCAACAAGAATTAAGAAGGCAACAGGAGTTCCTGAGGcttcaacaattacagaaACTGACGTCCACTACTTCCATACCTGTCCCTGTCACGTCAGCCAGCACAGTTTCTATCAACACCACTTTGTCTCCTCTTCTGGTGTCACTGTCGACAGCGAGGAAGATCACTCCATCGGAGACGGAGTTGTTCCTCAAGGCGATAGCCACTCATCAGCAGAAATACTCCACGACGCCTATTCCATCTACGACAACCACAAGCAGGCCAACCACCGTCGCGACTGTCGTTCCCAAAGCGACAGTCGCTCCAGACATTTCAGAAAGTATACTGAATCAATTCGCTCGACAGGGTAAATCTAAGCCTCAGATTAAAATCGTGTACCAGACTGAAAAGCCAGCGACAGGAAGGTCCGCCAGTGCCAAAAGCAGGTCCAGCTCTATGGACAGAGATGCTCTGTTGAAGCAGCTGAAGCTGGCCCTGGCAGAGTCCGTGGACGATGATCTTAGAAACGTTACCACTAGAGATATAGTTCTTCCTAATGGAAAGAAGATTCAGTTGATAGATACTTCGAATGGGTTGACTTCCAATGTACCCACTGGTGGTTCCACGGTCACGGCGTCCACTTTAGCTCTAACTACACCCACGGTTAAACCACCGAAAGCTATTCTAGAGGAATTGACTAAGGGTGTTTTACCACCTGGAGCAGATTTCGAAGTGATCAGACAAAAGAGCGATGGGAAATTGGAAGAAATCGGAAAGGCACCGATACAAAGTTTGCCTGCTAAAAAGGTGACTTTTGTGGTTCTCGAGGAACAGCCTGATGGGAGTTACAAAGTTCAAGGAGTGAAAGGAAACGGGGATAAAGAAGGAAGTGATGTAGATTCTATTGTTGAGAGGATCAAAAAAGGGGAATTGAAATTGCCCCCCAGTTCTTTGAACTCTCCTACTTCGTCTACTCTTCAGACTGTTGGATCTAACGATGGTAACTTCGTTTCGAGTAAACAGCCTTCAACGACGGCTTCGAATGTTGGCTCTACTAGTTTCAGATCGACTACTGTAAGACCCACTTCAATTTCATCGAGATACACCGATGT CAAGCCAACGGAATACCCTAATCACGTTACAATCACACCGAATTTGGTTTCAACGACTGACAAATACCTTTCGTCAGCTTCGAGCGTGGCCAGCCACGTGTACAATTCTTTCGGCACGATAAATACCAGCTCGAAATCGACGCCGGATGATCAAGATCATCGAATAACTGGGAAATATCCGAGAAATCATTTCATACCGACGATGGCTCCGGTCAACGAAATCATTACGACAACATCCTCGCTGATACCGACCACTTTCTCTCAACATTCGACCAATTCTTACGCTTACCAGCCGTCCAGTGAAACTTCGACGACGTTGAAGCCAATTCCAACCATAGCCAGACCGTCGACCACCTTACATAACGAAAATATCGTTTATCAAGAGAGCTTCGAAAAGTCTACTCTTTCACCTCCGACTGAATTCCCTTCAACGAAGAATCAGGTCTTCGAAAGCCTGGCTACGTTGTTGAGGAGAGAAGGACTTTTTGCTATGGCTAAATACCTGAGGCAATCGGGCCTCGACAACGTTCTAAACGAAACTG GTCCGTACACGATATTCATCCCGACAGATAAGGCTTTCAGGACGTTATTGGTACAGCTTGGGGGACCAGAGAAAGCAGAACAAAAATTCCGTGATAATCCTAGACTCCTTAGTGGA CTTCTGCTTCATCATGTGATACCAGGAGCCTTCAGGATCGATTCCTTACAAGACGAAATGACCGGCATTAGCTTGGCCGGGACACAATTAAGAGTGAATGAATATCAAATGCATGATCACGAATGGAACGACATAAAG GTAACAACAATAAACGGAGCAAAGGTAGCATCAAATAAACGTGATATCGAAATCCCACAAGGAATTGCTCACGCCGTAGATAGGGTCATGTTCCCGCTCCCGGTAGGGGATTTGGTACAAACATTGCATGCAGATCGAGAGAAAAGATTTACCACCTTCCTAAAGATCCTTTATGCTTCGGGTCTTCAAGATACGTTATCAg gACCGAAAACCTTCACTATTTTCGCTCCAACGGACTCCGTTTTCGAGTTAGCCTCGAAAGATGGAACACCGATCTGGTCAGAAGCTGATGGACCAGAAGCTGCGAAAACGATAGTTTTGAAACATGTAACACCGTCGACGTTATACACAGCAGGAATGAGGTATTATTTACAGAAAGATACCCTTCGTCCCCAGTCGCCAATTCATATCCATAAAAATGGCG GACGAGTACGAGTAAACGAGGCACACGTTACCATGCATAATATACCAGCAACAAATGGGGTCTTACATGCGATTGatggtatattataa
- the LOC114875176 gene encoding vacuolar protein sorting-associated protein 52 homolog, giving the protein MSGEIDIFDDNEAQMPQDLGDDVVQDVLKTGTDLRQYSRQIEKELKEVENKSIQDYIKESENIASLHNQIAACDNILEKMESMLMNFQLDLGSISSEILYLQRKSVAMSQQLSNRQIIRGPLSQFIEDMTVSEALIAGIMDCPVTEKEFLTQLQTLNHKINFVKEQSFKEAKSCLDVKDILEKLKMKALAKIRTYLLEQIYKCRKPMTNYQVPQNNMLKYKFFFEFVLANERNVAEEICGEYISTMSKIYYSYFKSYSSRLMKLQFEEGATKDDLMGVEDNVGRGIFHKTTLKHRGTVFSIGSRGDVLNSQLEAPIIVPHTATKTRYHYEALFRSEQYALVDNACREYLFLTEFFKVRGAQAMDIFNQVMGKTLNLMVKNLQSFVDDCYDTIALFLCLHLVMRYQLTCHKRAVPALDKYWDNMTSVIWPRFEYVFQLNIQSIKDCDPLKLTRETGPHYITRRYAEFSAAMVSVVEGFPCEGATQLLAELREAVQYFLLRMAATFPDRTQQLVFLINNYDLVLGVFMERTRDNSKEAESFRDQLNARSSEYVEEILSPYFGGIIQLVKESEALTEKDQADDLKRQEGKALALVQSFTNNWKRALEEINREVLKSFPSLVLGTALFQRAMTQLVQYYNRLHKILPPNARTQLTNIHHIMREIKKYKTNY; this is encoded by the exons ATGTCGGGTGAAATAGATATTTTTGATGATAACGAGGCTCAAATGCCTCAGGATCTTGGAGATGATGTTGTCCAAGATGTTTTAAAGACTGGCACAGATTTACGCCAATATTCCAGACAAAttgaaaaggaattaaaggaAGTCGAAAATAAATCTATTCAGGACTACATTAAAGAGAGTGAAAATATAGCCAGTCTTCATAATCAAATTGCTGCATGCGATAATATATTAGAG AAAATGGAATCAATGTTgatgaattttcaattagaTCTAGGGAGCATTAGTTCAGAAATACTTTATCTCCAACGTAAATCTGTAGCAATGAGTCAACAGTTGTCTAACAGACAGATAATTAGAGGTCCTCTCAGCCAGTTTATAGAGGATATGACAGTGTCAGAAGCTCTTATAGC AGGAATTATGGATTGTCCTGTAacggaaaaagaatttttgacCCAACTGCAAACATTAAAtcataaaatcaattttgtaAAGGAGCAAAGTTTTAAAGAAGCAAAATCTTGTTTAGACGTGAAAGATATattagagaaattaaaaatgaaagctTTGGCAAAGATCAGAACGTATCTTTTGGAACAAATTTATAAGTGCAGGAAACCGATGACAAATTATCAAGTGCCACAGAATAATATGCTGAAATACAAATTCTTTTTTGAGTTTGTTTTAGCGAACGAACGAAACGTAGCGGAAGAAATTTGTGGAGAATATATTAGCACAATgagtaaaatatattattcatattttaaatcatATTCTTCAAGATTAATGAAATTACAG tttGAGGAAGGAGCAACTAAAGATGATTTAATGGGAGTTGAAGATAACGTGGGAAGAGGGATTTTTCACAAAACTACATTAAAACACAGGGGTACTGTATTTTCTATAGGTAGCAGAGGTGATGTTTTAAATTCTCAATTGGAAGCGCCTATAATTGTGCCTCATACTGCCACAAAAACAAGA TATCATTACGAGGCTCTTTTCAGAAGCGAACAGTATGCTTTAGTAGATAATGCTTGTCGAGAATACTTGTTTTTAActgaattttttaaagttCGTGGTGCACAAGCAATGGATATTTTTAATcag GTAATGGGAAAGACATTAAACTTGATGGTGAAAAATTTGCAATCTTTTGTGGATGATTGCTATGATACAATTGCTTTATTCCTTTGCTTACATTTAGTGATGCGTTATCAATTAACTTGTCATAAAAGAGCGGTGCCGGCTTTGGATAAGTATTGGGATAATATGACATCAGTAATTTGGCCTAG ATTTGAATATGTTTTCCAGTTAAATATTCAAAGTATAAAGGATTGTGATCCGTTAAAATTAACCAGAGAAACTGGACCACATTAT atcACAAGAAGATATGCTGAATTTAGTGCTGCAATGGTTAGTGTAGTCGAGGGATTTCCTTGCGAAGGGGCGACACAGTTATTAGCAGAATTAAGGGAAGCTGTTCAATATTTCTTATTAAGAATGGCAGCTACGTTTCCTGATAGAACTCAACAATTAGTTTTCCTCATTAATAACTATGATTTGGTTCTTGGTGTTTTTATg GAAAGAACCCGAGACAATTCAAAAGAGGCTGAAAGTTTTCGGGATCAATTAAATGCACGTTCCTCGGAATACGTTGAGGAAATTTTAAGTCCATACTTTGGtggtataatacaattagTGAAAGAATCAGAAGCTTTAACCGAGAAAGATCAAGCAGATGATTTAAAAAGACAAGAGGGAAAAGCATTAGCGCTGGTACAGTCTTTTACAAATAATTGGAAAAGGGCGTTAGAAGAAATTAATCGCGAGGTGCTGAAATCATTTCCCAGTCTGGTACTGGGAACAGCGTTGTTTCAACGTGCAATGACACAATTAGTGCAATATTACAACAGACTTCACAAGATATTACCGCCAAATGCGCGAACTCAGTTGACTAATATTCATCATATAATGagagaaattaagaaatacaaaacgaattattaa